A region of Pyxidicoccus parkwaysis DNA encodes the following proteins:
- a CDS encoding phage tail tube protein, whose translation MSASVAYVQSLHLVATESATAAPTNKLDGISEAPVQFAEDSVDTNYLGSDGWKRNAQTLKSFTIPLSGHLMKGSAPHALLKSSFMTGATVYLLVIEDSAAPTGSQGWRFPVRATSFEEGKSSGDLVTLSCSLAGQGAPVAI comes from the coding sequence ATGTCCGCATCCGTCGCCTACGTCCAGTCACTGCACCTGGTGGCCACCGAGTCCGCCACGGCGGCGCCCACCAACAAGCTCGACGGAATCTCCGAGGCGCCCGTCCAGTTCGCCGAGGACTCCGTCGACACCAACTACCTCGGAAGCGACGGCTGGAAGCGCAACGCGCAGACGCTGAAGTCCTTCACCATTCCGCTGTCCGGCCACCTGATGAAGGGCAGCGCGCCGCACGCACTGCTGAAGAGCAGCTTCATGACGGGGGCCACTGTGTACCTGCTCGTCATCGAGGACTCCGCAGCGCCCACCGGCAGCCAGGGCTGGCGCTTCCCGGTGCGTGCCACCTCCTTCGAGGAGGGCAAGTCCTCCGGGGATCTCGTCACCCTCTCCTGCAGTCTCGCAGGCCAGGGCGCGCCCGTCGCCATCTGA
- a CDS encoding minor capsid protein, which produces MTPRDVEQELAEYLNAAGLGVSTTGNSPSLYAGRFPVDGPDQLVCVRFTGGDGGAYLGGGGLLEPECQVVVRGHRGAVTATRELAVACWAALHVARVPGYVSVWCEGAGPVEQSPDDKQRPRFSFNVVARYVA; this is translated from the coding sequence GTGACGCCAAGGGACGTGGAGCAGGAGCTGGCCGAGTACCTCAACGCGGCCGGCCTGGGCGTCTCCACCACCGGCAACTCACCCTCCCTCTACGCGGGCCGCTTCCCCGTAGACGGGCCGGACCAGCTCGTCTGCGTGCGCTTCACCGGGGGCGATGGGGGCGCCTACCTGGGCGGCGGTGGCCTCCTCGAGCCCGAGTGCCAGGTGGTGGTCCGCGGGCACCGCGGCGCCGTCACCGCGACGCGCGAGCTCGCCGTGGCCTGCTGGGCGGCGCTGCACGTGGCGCGAGTGCCGGGCTACGTCTCCGTCTGGTGCGAGGGCGCGGGCCCCGTGGAGCAGTCCCCGGACGACAAACAGCGCCCGCGCTTCTCCTTCAACGTCGTCGCCCGCTACGTCGCATAG